GCGTCCAGCTCAAAGCTTTCCCCCGCATCTCGTTCCACCTATCATTGAAGGGAGATCAGGATATGGACTACAAAATCGTGGATAAACCAGCTTTTACCGTTATCGGCAAATCAATGGAGGTAACTACCCGTGACGGGGAGAATTTCCGCAGAATCCCGCAGTTCTGGGACGAATGCAATGAGGACGGCACTTCCGACAAGCTGATTGAGCTTAGTGCCTCCCGCGAATGGCTTGGCATCTGCACGGATATGGATATGAAAAAGGAACAGCTTACCTATTGGATCGGTGTCGAAGGTACTCCGCAAACAGATGCTCAAGGTTATGAGACCACTGTCATTCCGGCTGCCAGCTGGGCCGTATTCCGGTCCGAGGGTGCTTTGCCGCATGCGATTCAAGGGGTTTGGCAGCGGATCTATCAGGAATGGTTCCCGGGAACCGGCTATGAGC
The sequence above is a segment of the Paenibacillus sp. FSL R7-0204 genome. Coding sequences within it:
- a CDS encoding AraC family transcriptional regulator — its product is MEWLIRMKHALDYMELKMTETLRIEDVAEVAYVSPFHFQRMFSMLTGFTVADYIRKRRLTLAAQELAVSNIRVLDVALKYGYDSPESFAKAFRKAHGITPSAARKSGVQLKAFPRISFHLSLKGDQDMDYKIVDKPAFTVIGKSMEVTTRDGENFRRIPQFWDECNEDGTSDKLIELSASREWLGICTDMDMKKEQLTYWIGVEGTPQTDAQGYETTVIPAASWAVFRSEGALPHAIQGVWQRIYQEWFPGTGYEHTGGPEIELYPPGDTSAEDYVCEVWIPVMKK